From Bacteroidales bacterium:
ATTGCTGTGGAAGCTAAAATTTCAAAAAGTAATTCAAGTCGTTGGCATGTACATTACCTTGTTCAAGGATCAGATGCAAACAATGCAAGATTTGGTATAGTGGATGATGGTTATCCAGGATTAAATATAGGAATTCAAGTTAAATGTCCCAGTGGTTCTTATGAATTACCTTACGATCTCGGACCGATACTTAATGACGTATGGTATACGATGCGCATTTTACGCAAAAGTTCTATTCATTTCTATGCTGATGTACTCTCTAGTACTACCAGAGAAATCGTCAATTCTACCGCCTTTTTTGAGCATCAACGCACTTGCTGGTCTACTATACCGAATTGGAGATGGGTTAATTGGCAATCCAGTAATGTACAAGTAAAATATGACTGGATCTTCATCAGAAAATATCAAGACCCTGAACCAAACCTCATTGTGGGTAGCGAAGAAGTGTATAATCCCTCCCCATCTTTACGTAATTCTATTTTTGTACATCCTCAAACTGGTAACGTAGGTATTAACACCACCACCCCCGGCTTTTATACTTTATTCGTTGAAGGCCTTGCTTTCGCCAGAGGTGGATGGTTTTCTTCTGATGCCCGCCTCAAACATTTTATTCAACCTATCCAAGAATCCTACACCCAACGACTCCTTAAATTAACTCCCGTCCAATTCAAATGGAACCAAAACGCTTATCCGTCCAAACGTTTTCCCAGTGGTCAACACTTCGGTCTTCTCGCACAAGAAGTAGAAAAAATTTTCCCAGATCTGGTCATGCAAGACCCCATTAACGAAAAATCAGTAGCATACATCGAATTCATACCACTTCTTATTGCTGCCTATCAAAACATGCATAAAACCTTAGAATCTTATAAGCAAGACATTCAAAACTTACAAAGAGAAAACCAAATGCTCAAAGGCGAAATCAATAATTTAAAAACTAAACTCTCAAAACCCTAGTTTTAATTACATCTTATAGTAAATGACTCGTTAAAAACGTATTCTTCAAATGTGATAAATCCTTATTAACTTTCTAATCAATGTAACTGTTTTCATTGTAAACCATATATAATTTCAATTAAAATACGATTAAACGTATTTTGACTTGCTCGGCTTTTCCCCTTTTACCAACAAGATATTTTGCCTATAAACTTAACACGCGATTTACTCGTTATTTCCATTGCTCAACATACTAATCGCTTCACTCTTAAAATAAAATCCGTACGGTGTAAAAAAAATCTGATTTTCGACATACATATGTGTAAATTTGTAAAAACCTCAATTATGAGATTTTTATTTGTCATTTTTCTGTTCTATTTCATCATCGACAATTATGCTCAAAACGTCGGAATAGGTGATCATCCACTCATTCCTCATCCTTCTGCAGGACTTGAAATTAATTTTTCAGACAAAGGATTACTTATTCCTAGATTAACATCTGCCCAAAGAAATTCTATTTCAAATCCTGCCCATACTTTACTCATATGGAATGTTACTACACAATGTATTGATACTGGTTGCACAACAGGTTGGATACCAATATGGTGCCTAACATCCCCCCCCTTTTTTTAAATTCCATAGAAGGCCCTACATGTGTATCTCCTAACTCTAGCAATATCACATATAGTGTAAACGGAGTCGGTAATATAATGAACTACCATTGGACAGTTCCTGCTGGTATGACGATCGTGAATGGCCAAGGAAGTAATTTTATAATTGTTGATGTTGACAACAATCCAGTAAATGGAGAGATTTGCGTAACCGCTACAAATTCTTGTGGTGGGAATGCAACTACGTGTTTAAATGTTAATTTCATTCATCATGGTTCAGCTAGCTTTTATTATACGGGTACAGTTCAAACCTGGATAGTACCTCCATGTGTTACTAATGTGACCATCAAATGTTGGGGTGCTGGAGGTGGCGGAGGTGGCGGTGATTGCCCAAGTGGCAACGGTGGCTCAGGAGGTAAGGGAGGTGGTGGGGCTTATGCTTCGAGTTCTATAAACGTCACCCCCGGTGAAGTTCTGTATATCTATGTAGGGAGAGGTGGTAAGTCCGGAAGTTCTGCCATTCCATCTTGCAATAATGGGTTAGGAGGCTGGGGGTATGGCAAAGGAGGTAATGGTGGTAACAAAACACCTTGTGGTGGCTCAGGTGGAGGTGGAGGTGGATCTAGCACAGTAGTAAGAAGTGATTCAACTGTTCTAATTGCGGCAAGTGGAGGTGGTGGAGGTGGAGGAGCCGCATGTCCAAATGGTTGTAATTGTTCAAACCCAAATGCAAAAGGCGGAAATGGCGGAGGTGGTAATCAAAACGGCTTTTCCAGTTCTGGATCTGGAGGAATAGCTTCTTCTAATGTCAATAAAAACGGGGATCAGGGTGTCCATGCAAGTAGTAGCGGCTGTGACCAATGTATGAGCAATGCCGGAGGAGGAGGGGGTGGTGGTGGCTATACAAACGGTGGAGGCGGAGGTAATATTCTAAGCGGTGCTTGTTCCGGATCACCTAACGCCGGTGCAGGTGGTGGCGGTGGAGGTAATAGTCTAGGATCTACCATCATACCAGGCAACGGTAGCATCCCAGGAAACAATGGAGACCCAGACTTATGTGCCGGTTGTGCTGTAGGAGGAAATGGTGCAACTTTCGATAACAATTGTGGTACAAATGGTGGTAATGGATTTGTAAAAATTATTTGGTAGTAAATAACCCGATCAATACACATTCATAGCCAATAAAATCTTCCTTCATCTCAAGCAACTTTGAACTTTTTAAACTCACTTCATTGAAAAAAATTATCCATCATATCCTTACTCTCTAAGTGTACGTGATTTACTCAATCACAAAAAACTTCGGAAACTAGCATTTCATGCTAACGCAATATTCATACGATAATTCCTCGTTAATCAAATAACCACAGGTAATATTCTTACACTTAAATAGACAAAAAAGCATACCAAAATTTTAATGACTTAGGCTATATCAGAAAAATACATTCCCTGAAACGAGCGGTTAATCAATTCTTTAAGGCAAACGTACGATGGAGTTTCTAACATCGGATCCTTCTGAAGAATAAACTTTGCCATACGTTGTGCAAAAAATAAAATCTTTTCATCTCCAATAGGTTCAATGAATCGAAACGTATGTTGCCCACTCTGTCGTGTCCCCTCAATTTCACCCATCCCACGCATCTTGAGGTCTTCTTCTGCTATCTTAAAACCATCCATCGTAGAAAGAAAAACTTGAATCCTCTCCATTGCTTCTGAACCAACTTGGTCAGGCGTAATAAGTAAACAATATGATTTTTCACCACCACGTCCTATTCGCCCCCGCAACTGATGTAACTGAGCCAAACCAAATCTCTCTGCATGCTCAATAATCATCATTGTAGCATTCGATACATCTACCCCAACTTCAATGACAGTAGTCGACACCAGTATATGAATTTTCCCTTCACGGAATTGATTCATGATCGTATCTTTATCTTTTTGCTTCATCCTACCGTGAAGCATATCGACAACAATAGCAAATCGTGAAAATTCTCTCTTGATAGCTTCAAAACCTTCTTCAAGTGCTATAAGATCTAGTTTTTCGTTCTCTTCAATAAGTGGATAAACCACATAAGCTTGATGACCAGATAGCACCTCTCTTTTCATAAGATCCCACGCACGATAGCGAAAACTTTCCGTAAAATGCATAGTTTGTATAGGTTTTCTACCTGGGGGTAGTTCGTCGATCACACTGAGATCCAAATCACCATATAGGGTCATGGCTAACGTACGGGGAATAGGAGTTGCTGTCATTACAAGTACGTGAGGAGAATATGTTGTTTTTAATTGCAACTTAGCTCGCTGGACGACCCCAAATCTATGCTGTTCATCAATGATAACAAGTCCTAGCTTCTTAAAATTCACCACATCCTCGATCAAAGCATGAGTGCCAACAATAAAATCAATTTGACCTTCCTTTAGACCCTCAAGTAATAGCTTACGCTCTTTCTTAGGAGTCGAGCTTGTCAGAAGAGATACGTTGACAGGTAAGAGTTCCAAAAGCGATTTTATTCGTTCGTAATGTTGTTGAGCCAAAATCTCGGTGGGCACCATCATGGCAACCTGCCAGCCATTTCCAATGACAATCAGTGCAACAAGCAAAGCCACGATGGTCTTTCCACTGCCGACATCACCTTGAAGCAAACGATTCATTCTAAATCCACTTTTTAAATCAGTAAAAATTTCCTTGATAACTCGCTCCTGAGCCCTGGTAAGAGTAAAAGGAAGATGGTAACGATAAAACAAGTGAAAGAGTTTTCCAGCTTTATGAATGACTACTGAACTTGGCTGTTTCTTTCTCTCTCTCAATGAAATCTCATTTCTGAGCTGAATAGCAAGAGCTTCTTGAAACTTAAAGCGTTTAATGGCTCGTTCATATTGCTCCACACTCTCTGGAAAATGAACCCATTTGAAAGCATCAGGAAAAGACGGCAACTTAAGTCTTTTCAAAATATGAAAAGGCAAAACTTCTTCCATTTGCTCTGGCAACATGGATATCAGTTGCTGAATAATTCTCATTATAAAACGTGAGTCCATTCCCTGTTTTTTCATTCTCTCCGTCGTTCCATATAAAGGTTGAAATTTCCCTAAAATTGGTAAATGCTTGAATTGTTCCTCCGTTGAAATTTCAGGATGAGCTATGTAAGCTTCGTCACCAAATCGTGAAATGCGGCCAAAAAGATAATACGTTTCACCTATCCGATACTTATTAAGCACCCATTTGTAATTGCTGAACCAAACAATTTTTACAGAACCCGTATTATCGAAAAATATTGCTTCTAATCTTGATTTATTGTTCAAAGAATAAACTTCCCGAAAATCATAAAACTGACCTCTAACTTGAACGTAACCATTTTCATTTTTCAACGAACCAACTGGTAAAATCTTACTCCTATCAATATGTTTATAGGGAAAATACCAAAGTAAGTCTTCGACAGTTTTTAAGCCAAGTTCTTTAGCAAGCGTTTGTGCCCTTATAAGCCCAATTCCTTTTAACTTTTCTAAAGATTGCTTTAAAAAATCTTCTTTATTCTTATCAACTATCATCATCTATTTGTGAGGTGCAACATCCATTTTTCCACCCCACAAAATTAGATGCTTTTACATTACCTAAATATTTGAATGAGGTTATGAAAGTAATCAATTTAAAGGCAAAATAACCCTAAAAGTACTTCCTTGATCCGGTATACTTGCAACTTCGATTTTGCCTTGATAACTTTCTACAATTTTTTTAACAATAGAAAGTCCAAGTCCACTTCCTGTGATGTTTTGTGTTTTTTCATTTTTGATTCGAACAAATTCTTTAAAAAGTAGCTTTAACTCTTCTTCATCCATACCTATGCCCGTATCACTGACTTCAAATACGACTTCCTTTTCTTTGGACTTCAGAACAATGAAGACCTTTCCATGATCGATATTGTATTTAATGGCATTTGATATAAGATTGTTCATGATTATTTCTATGTCATTACGATCACAAAGAAAATTAAGATTCTCGGGAACATCCAATGAAAAAGTAATATCTTTTTGAATAGCCATAGGTACCATCGTATCTAAAACCCCTTTGAGAACATTGACCAAATCAAGCATTTGTAAGTTTTTCTTTCGTGGGCCCGATTCTATTCTTGTCAAATCGAGCAAATCCATAATAAGAGTTCTCATCCCTTTGATTCTTTCCATAGAACGATCGATCATCATCATGTAATCATGGATATTTTCACCAAGTTGTTTTTCTTTCATCATCCGTAAATAACCTTCAACAGCATTAAGAGGCGACTTGAGCTCATGCGACAAAATTGATAAAAACTGAAACCTATTTTCTTTCCCCTCATGATACATTTTACGAGTCATCCTCCTAAGATATAAGTTTTTGGTGATGTTCTCGACAGCTACCCTCAGTTCCAGCGGAGTAAATGGTTTAGGAATAAAATGATATGCTCCAAAAGACGTTGCCTTAATAGCTAGATCTAACGAAGCATAAGCTGTAATCATAATGACAGCAGCATCATAATTTTGATCTTTGACATAATGAAGTATTTCTACCCCCTCCATATCTGGAAGTTTATTGTCGAGCAAAACAATATCAATAGGTTGGGATTTAAGAATTTCGAAAGCTTCTTTGCCAGTACTCGCTTCTAGAATATCGTACATAAAATCTTCTTCCATAAAAGGATAACCTACCGAAAAAT
This genomic window contains:
- a CDS encoding DUF2341 domain-containing protein, with the protein product NYRIPIYIQNSSPNVLNDYQVLIKFASNSLISSGKMQANCADIRITDADGCTLLNFWIEGGLNSSSTFVWTKVPSIPANGVKIIYLYYGNPSASSASIGQSTFLFFDDFLGTTLDPSRWITTGHSGYLPMFYTVSGGILTEWSDNQWRILAANYTSATNELIAVEAKISKSNSSRWHVHYLVQGSDANNARFGIVDDGYPGLNIGIQVKCPSGSYELPYDLGPILNDVWYTMRILRKSSIHFYADVLSSTTREIVNSTAFFEHQRTCWSTIPNWRWVNWQSSNVQVKYDWIFIRKYQDPEPNLIVGSEEVYNPSPSLRNSIFVHPQTGNVGINTTTPGFYTLFVEGLAFARGGWFSSDARLKHFIQPIQESYTQRLLKLTPVQFKWNQNAYPSKRFPSGQHFGLLAQEVEKIFPDLVMQDPINEKSVAYIEFIPLLIAAYQNMHKTLESYKQDIQNLQRENQMLKGEINNLKTKLSKP
- the recG gene encoding ATP-dependent DNA helicase RecG, producing MMIVDKNKEDFLKQSLEKLKGIGLIRAQTLAKELGLKTVEDLLWYFPYKHIDRSKILPVGSLKNENGYVQVRGQFYDFREVYSLNNKSRLEAIFFDNTGSVKIVWFSNYKWVLNKYRIGETYYLFGRISRFGDEAYIAHPEISTEEQFKHLPILGKFQPLYGTTERMKKQGMDSRFIMRIIQQLISMLPEQMEEVLPFHILKRLKLPSFPDAFKWVHFPESVEQYERAIKRFKFQEALAIQLRNEISLRERKKQPSSVVIHKAGKLFHLFYRYHLPFTLTRAQERVIKEIFTDLKSGFRMNRLLQGDVGSGKTIVALLVALIVIGNGWQVAMMVPTEILAQQHYERIKSLLELLPVNVSLLTSSTPKKERKLLLEGLKEGQIDFIVGTHALIEDVVNFKKLGLVIIDEQHRFGVVQRAKLQLKTTYSPHVLVMTATPIPRTLAMTLYGDLDLSVIDELPPGRKPIQTMHFTESFRYRAWDLMKREVLSGHQAYVVYPLIEENEKLDLIALEEGFEAIKREFSRFAIVVDMLHGRMKQKDKDTIMNQFREGKIHILVSTTVIEVGVDVSNATMMIIEHAERFGLAQLHQLRGRIGRGGEKSYCLLITPDQVGSEAMERIQVFLSTMDGFKIAEEDLKMRGMGEIEGTRQSGQHTFRFIEPIGDEKILFFAQRMAKFILQKDPMLETPSYVCLKELINRSFQGMYFSDIA
- a CDS encoding ATP-binding protein — protein: MSNRLKLLVVDDEPAIRAGIVRSLKNFSVGYPFMEEDFMYDILEASTGKEAFEILKSQPIDIVLLDNKLPDMEGVEILHYVKDQNYDAAVIMITAYASLDLAIKATSFGAYHFIPKPFTPLELRVAVENITKNLYLRRMTRKMYHEGKENRFQFLSILSHELKSPLNAVEGYLRMMKEKQLGENIHDYMMMIDRSMERIKGMRTLIMDLLDLTRIESGPRKKNLQMLDLVNVLKGVLDTMVPMAIQKDITFSLDVPENLNFLCDRNDIEIIMNNLISNAIKYNIDHGKVFIVLKSKEKEVVFEVSDTGIGMDEEELKLLFKEFVRIKNEKTQNITGSGLGLSIVKKIVESYQGKIEVASIPDQGSTFRVILPLN